The following coding sequences lie in one Methanobrevibacter millerae genomic window:
- a CDS encoding sodium-dependent transporter, which yields MTDERQWNSNITFILAMIGSAVGLGNIWRFPNVLYSHGGGSFMIPYLVSLFLLGISFVLVEYAVGFRFKTSLSKILFKVHNKLEPVAWFVLTVVFLITTYYVCVVGWDLIYVILSFTKAWGSNPDTFFTNTVLQSNDSISGIFTIVPSVLAAIIAIWFTTWQIIKRDLNAGIGRVSEILLPLLCIIVVVIVIYSLTLPGASIGYSQLLTPDWSALTDLNVWLAAFGQIVFSLSLGMAIALTYASYLPEGSKLVDNALIVAFSNSGFEVFNSIGIFSILGFMTLTSGIPFNELVTEGTGLAFVVFPQVFNIMGSTSNIIAPMFFLCILFAGITSIIALLEGVCYSISDKFNFSRKKTATIVCIFGTLISSIFATGAGSMILGVFDAFLNNTALLFAVLLECIIFGWIYNFDKLIETLNKHSRIKVGKIWKAVIKYILPVCIFGLWIQGVLSTLSGEDPISMAIIYALAIAIVMVPIIFTKLPAKNEDFYKI from the coding sequence ATGACAGATGAAAGACAATGGAACAGCAACATAACATTTATTTTGGCAATGATAGGATCTGCAGTCGGACTTGGAAACATATGGCGTTTTCCGAACGTATTATACTCCCACGGCGGAGGATCATTCATGATACCATATCTTGTGTCACTATTCCTTTTGGGAATCTCATTTGTCCTAGTTGAATACGCAGTCGGATTCCGTTTCAAGACATCCCTTTCAAAGATACTCTTTAAGGTGCATAATAAATTAGAGCCGGTTGCGTGGTTCGTCCTGACGGTCGTGTTTTTAATAACTACTTACTATGTCTGCGTTGTCGGATGGGACCTGATTTATGTAATATTGAGCTTTACCAAAGCCTGGGGGTCAAACCCCGACACATTCTTCACAAATACCGTTCTACAGTCAAACGATTCAATTTCAGGAATTTTCACAATAGTCCCCTCCGTTTTAGCCGCAATAATAGCCATCTGGTTTACGACATGGCAAATCATAAAAAGGGATCTGAATGCTGGAATCGGCCGTGTAAGTGAAATCCTGTTGCCATTGCTATGCATAATCGTTGTGGTTATCGTAATTTATTCACTGACATTGCCCGGAGCATCCATAGGATATTCACAGTTATTAACTCCCGACTGGTCTGCTTTGACCGATTTGAATGTATGGCTGGCCGCATTCGGTCAAATCGTATTCTCATTAAGTCTGGGAATGGCCATAGCACTGACATACGCAAGCTACCTGCCCGAAGGCTCAAAACTGGTGGACAACGCATTAATCGTGGCATTCTCCAACTCAGGATTTGAAGTCTTCAATTCAATCGGAATCTTTTCAATACTGGGATTCATGACATTGACAAGCGGAATACCATTCAACGAGCTGGTAACTGAAGGAACAGGCCTAGCATTCGTGGTTTTTCCGCAGGTGTTCAATATAATGGGATCCACATCAAACATAATCGCTCCAATGTTCTTTTTATGCATACTCTTTGCGGGAATCACATCAATCATCGCCCTTCTTGAAGGAGTGTGCTACTCAATTTCAGACAAGTTCAATTTCTCACGCAAAAAGACCGCAACAATCGTCTGTATTTTCGGCACTTTAATATCATCAATATTTGCAACAGGTGCCGGAAGCATGATATTGGGAGTCTTCGATGCCTTCCTAAACAATACCGCATTATTATTCGCAGTTCTTCTTGAATGCATCATATTCGGATGGATTTATAACTTCGACAAACTGATTGAAACCCTGAATAAACATTCAAGAATCAAAGTAGGAAAAATATGGAAAGCTGTAATAAAGTATATTCTGCCTGTGTGCATATTTGGACTCTGGATTCAGGGAGTTTTATCAACTCTTTCAGGAGAAGACCCTATAAGCATGGCGATAATTTATGCATTGGCCATTGCGATTGTGATGGTTCCGATAATATTTACAAAACTGCCGGCGAAAAATGAGGATTTCTACAAAATTTAA
- the dusB gene encoding tRNA dihydrouridine synthase DusB, with protein sequence MKWKIGNVEIANQIVLAPMAGICDSSFRSIVKAMGCGLIETEMVSTRAVMHLNRKTREMLHMTDFERPIAQQIFGSEPESFEIASKYICDNMRPDIIDINMGCPVTKVAIKSGAGCALLKNPDNVSQIIKTVVNTVQIPVTAKIRSGWDENNAVEIAQIIEEAGASAISVHPRTRNQRYDEAADWSIIKDVKDNVSIPVIGNGDVRSCYDAKAMIDLTCCDAVMIGRGVLGNPWLVKQCIEYLENGRKPERVSSKEKLEMFKRHSEMLCENYQDKVLMHKLRINAAYYMKNLHRSVEVKKKIFQTKTKEELYWLLENYVKDLKY encoded by the coding sequence ATGAAGTGGAAAATAGGCAATGTAGAAATTGCAAATCAAATTGTTTTGGCTCCGATGGCAGGCATATGCGACTCATCATTCAGAAGCATAGTCAAAGCAATGGGCTGCGGACTGATAGAAACCGAAATGGTATCTACAAGAGCAGTCATGCACCTAAATAGAAAAACAAGAGAAATGCTTCATATGACTGATTTTGAAAGGCCGATAGCACAGCAGATATTCGGCTCAGAGCCCGAAAGCTTTGAAATCGCATCCAAATACATCTGCGATAACATGAGGCCGGACATAATCGACATCAATATGGGCTGTCCCGTTACAAAAGTAGCCATCAAGTCAGGGGCAGGATGCGCACTGCTTAAAAATCCAGATAACGTTTCGCAAATCATAAAGACAGTTGTAAATACTGTCCAGATTCCAGTTACGGCAAAGATAAGGAGTGGTTGGGATGAAAACAATGCGGTTGAAATCGCACAAATTATCGAAGAGGCAGGAGCGTCAGCCATAAGCGTCCATCCCCGCACAAGAAATCAAAGGTACGACGAGGCTGCCGACTGGTCAATAATCAAAGACGTTAAGGATAACGTGTCAATACCAGTTATAGGAAACGGAGATGTTAGAAGCTGCTATGACGCCAAGGCGATGATTGACCTGACCTGCTGCGATGCAGTGATGATTGGAAGAGGAGTTTTGGGAAATCCGTGGCTCGTAAAGCAGTGCATAGAATATCTGGAAAACGGAAGGAAGCCCGAAAGGGTTTCATCAAAAGAAAAGCTTGAGATGTTTAAAAGGCACTCCGAAATGCTTTGTGAAAACTACCAGGACAAGGTGCTGATGCACAAGCTGAGGATAAACGCCGCTTACTACATGAAAAACCTCCACAGAAGCGTGGAAGTCAAAAAAAAGATTTTTCAAACGAAAACCAAAGAGGAATTATACTGGCTTCTTGAAAACTATGTGAAAGATTTGAAATATTAG
- a CDS encoding MJ0548 connectase family domain-containing protein: MSLIIAYMGKKGCVMAADKRKIAYFGDKDELNVLESELYSGTIQNDDELAKRAEELNVAVKITDGSSKLLEIGEIIRGEVSSKGTFQTKRRRVYGTTNGYQLVELLGAQTQSRKAGNNGVILFGNKYAKKLAQELLSRKWEASQNLMKMREIFEEILSEVSLKTPTVGDTFDVIVKHPTYSETTAQMNLNRTIDQDIKLLARFRQDLVEKLVRQNLEIEMSYKIIDNGDIGRVVDINGNELKVQLNDKTQAVDENWQQTAAPGHNVVMYAESDDVKLKDKVIIKDEKLCLKKDKSPLKCDVILCTL; the protein is encoded by the coding sequence ATGAGTTTGATTATAGCATATATGGGTAAAAAAGGCTGCGTAATGGCCGCAGATAAAAGAAAAATAGCTTATTTCGGCGATAAGGATGAATTAAATGTTTTGGAAAGTGAACTGTATAGTGGAACTATTCAAAATGATGATGAATTGGCAAAAAGGGCAGAGGAGTTGAATGTTGCGGTTAAAATCACTGACGGCTCAAGCAAACTCTTGGAAATTGGAGAAATCATTCGGGGTGAAGTGAGCTCCAAAGGAACCTTCCAGACAAAAAGAAGAAGGGTTTATGGCACGACCAATGGCTATCAGCTTGTTGAACTGTTGGGTGCTCAAACCCAGTCCCGTAAGGCAGGAAACAATGGAGTAATCCTCTTTGGAAACAAATATGCAAAGAAACTGGCTCAAGAACTCCTTTCAAGAAAATGGGAAGCTTCCCAGAATCTGATGAAAATGCGTGAGATCTTTGAGGAAATCTTGTCTGAAGTCTCTTTAAAAACGCCAACCGTCGGTGACACATTCGATGTTATTGTAAAACATCCGACATATTCCGAAACGACCGCCCAGATGAATTTAAACAGGACAATCGACCAGGACATTAAGCTTTTGGCAAGATTCAGGCAGGACCTTGTTGAAAAGCTGGTCCGGCAAAACCTTGAAATTGAAATGTCCTACAAGATCATTGACAACGGAGACATCGGACGTGTTGTCGACATTAATGGGAATGAGTTAAAGGTTCAGCTGAATGATAAGACCCAGGCTGTTGATGAAAACTGGCAGCAGACGGCTGCACCGGGACATAATGTTGTGATGTATGCTGAAAGTGATGATGTGAAGCTCAAGGATAAGGTCATTATTAAGGATGAGAAATTATGCCTTAAAAAGGACAAGTCCCCTCTCAAATGTGATGTAATCCTGTGCACGTTATAG
- the map gene encoding type II methionyl aminopeptidase yields MMDSYIKAGKIVSKIRSDASKMIREGCLVFDLVDYVESEILKQGAGIAFPCNVSINEIAAHYTSPANDETVIHAGDLVKLDLGAEVNGYIADSAVTIMAEGNIDERFSQDEINQNAEMIEASAAGLEAAIATVRDGVELRKIGAAVHEAISDFGFNPIFNLMGHSLEQNNLHAGISIPNYDNNDPFKLEEGQAIAIEPFATTGEGHVNDAPGHFIFSYMANKPFRMKSTAKVLKYIQTNNRYLPFSGRWITDEFGERRGGIALKQLSGAMAIYPYAPLREKKGCFVTQKEHTVIVEKEGCTVTTL; encoded by the coding sequence ATGATGGATTCTTATATTAAGGCTGGAAAAATAGTATCAAAAATACGTAGCGATGCGTCAAAAATGATTAGGGAAGGATGCCTTGTTTTTGATTTGGTCGACTATGTTGAAAGTGAAATTCTAAAGCAGGGTGCCGGAATAGCATTCCCATGCAACGTGTCAATTAACGAAATAGCTGCGCACTACACTTCACCGGCCAACGATGAAACTGTAATACATGCGGGAGATCTGGTAAAGCTCGATTTGGGGGCCGAAGTTAACGGTTATATTGCCGATTCGGCGGTTACGATAATGGCTGAGGGAAACATCGACGAAAGGTTTTCCCAGGATGAAATCAACCAGAACGCAGAAATGATTGAGGCTTCAGCCGCCGGTCTTGAGGCCGCAATTGCAACTGTAAGAGACGGCGTTGAGCTTAGAAAAATCGGAGCTGCAGTTCATGAGGCCATAAGCGATTTCGGATTCAATCCTATTTTCAATCTCATGGGGCACAGCCTGGAGCAGAACAATCTCCACGCAGGAATTTCAATTCCTAACTACGACAACAACGATCCCTTCAAGCTTGAGGAAGGCCAGGCCATAGCAATAGAGCCTTTTGCAACCACCGGAGAAGGCCACGTCAATGACGCACCGGGACATTTTATTTTCTCATATATGGCAAACAAGCCGTTCAGAATGAAATCCACAGCTAAAGTTTTAAAATACATCCAGACAAACAACAGATACCTGCCGTTTTCCGGAAGATGGATTACAGACGAGTTCGGCGAAAGGCGTGGAGGCATTGCGTTAAAACAGTTATCAGGAGCAATGGCGATTTATCCTTACGCTCCGTTAAGGGAAAAGAAAGGGTGCTTCGTTACGCAAAAGGAGCATACCGTAATCGTTGAAAAAGAGGGTTGTACAGTTACAACTCTATAA
- the frhB gene encoding coenzyme F420 hydrogenase subunit beta yields the protein MPLGTYKEALSARSTEQKILDVSQDGGIVSSLLCYALDEGIIEGAVVAGTPDEDWRPIPTVVTSSDEVIAAAGTKYSMSPTLSALKEATRQYGLEKVGVVATPCQVQGLRKAKAYPFTRFVADKVNLIIGIYCMENFPMASLDTFATAKLGFDSLTDASKMDIGKGKFWLTKDGEDKGLAIKETHGYEQAGCNVCQDYVAEWADVSTGSVGSPDGWSTVLTRTDAGESVFKAAVDAGLIETKPMDDVKPGLPLLEKLAKGKKDKNTAERERRAKMGVRIPAIY from the coding sequence ATGCCATTAGGTACTTATAAAGAAGCATTATCTGCAAGATCTACTGAACAAAAAATATTAGATGTATCACAAGATGGAGGAATCGTTTCATCATTACTCTGTTACGCACTTGATGAAGGAATCATTGAAGGTGCTGTAGTTGCTGGAACTCCTGATGAAGATTGGAGACCTATTCCTACTGTTGTAACTTCATCCGATGAAGTAATTGCAGCTGCAGGAACCAAATACTCAATGTCTCCTACATTATCTGCTTTAAAAGAAGCAACACGTCAATACGGTCTTGAAAAAGTCGGTGTAGTTGCAACTCCATGTCAAGTACAGGGTTTAAGAAAAGCTAAAGCTTATCCATTCACAAGATTTGTCGCTGATAAAGTAAACTTAATCATCGGTATCTACTGTATGGAAAACTTCCCAATGGCTTCTCTTGATACATTTGCAACAGCTAAATTAGGATTCGACTCCTTAACTGATGCCAGCAAAATGGATATCGGTAAAGGTAAATTCTGGTTAACCAAAGATGGTGAAGACAAAGGATTAGCTATTAAAGAAACCCACGGATACGAACAGGCAGGATGTAACGTATGTCAAGACTACGTTGCTGAATGGGCTGATGTATCTACCGGTTCTGTAGGATCTCCTGACGGATGGTCCACTGTCTTGACCAGAACTGATGCAGGTGAATCAGTATTTAAAGCTGCAGTTGACGCAGGCTTAATCGAAACCAAACCAATGGATGATGTAAAACCAGGTCTTCCTTTACTTGAAAAATTAGCTAAAGGTAAAAAAGACAAAAATACTGCAGAACGTGAAAGAAGAGCAAAAATGGGAGTTCGTATCCCTGCAATTTACTAA
- the frhG gene encoding coenzyme F420 hydrogenase subunit gamma, producing MFDKLKKAFGGSEEPKAPKAEEKVEAAPVETPVETAPAEEPKAASAKPRIGYIHLSGCTGDAMSLTENYDILATVLTDMVDIVYGQTLVDKWIHGTFAEEMPEMDVCLIEGSVCLQDEHSVHELLEARKKSGLIVAFGSCAVTGCFTTYARGGQQAQPKHESFLPISSLVKVDAALPGCPVAPEMIAKTVVAVCEGDLDYLKPAMDWAACDKGCGCDVLTNVIRQGLCSGCGTCGLACPTRAMGYSEGRPSCDKDRCIKCGTCYMMCPRSWLPEGRIKKETGL from the coding sequence ATGTTTGATAAATTGAAAAAAGCTTTTGGCGGATCAGAAGAACCTAAAGCACCAAAAGCAGAGGAAAAAGTTGAAGCTGCTCCTGTAGAAACACCTGTTGAAACTGCACCAGCAGAAGAACCAAAAGCCGCTTCAGCAAAACCACGTATCGGTTACATACACTTAAGTGGTTGTACTGGTGATGCAATGTCTTTAACTGAAAACTATGACATTTTAGCTACTGTTTTAACCGATATGGTTGATATTGTATACGGACAAACTTTAGTTGATAAATGGATTCACGGAACTTTCGCTGAAGAAATGCCTGAAATGGACGTATGTTTGATTGAAGGTTCTGTTTGTTTACAAGACGAACACAGTGTACACGAACTCTTGGAAGCAAGGAAAAAATCAGGATTAATTGTTGCATTCGGATCCTGTGCTGTTACCGGTTGTTTTACAACCTACGCACGCGGAGGTCAGCAAGCACAACCTAAACATGAATCATTCTTGCCTATCAGTTCATTAGTTAAAGTTGATGCCGCACTTCCAGGTTGTCCTGTAGCTCCTGAAATGATTGCAAAAACCGTTGTAGCAGTATGCGAAGGCGATTTAGATTACTTAAAACCTGCAATGGATTGGGCTGCATGTGATAAAGGATGCGGTTGTGATGTATTGACAAACGTAATTCGTCAAGGATTATGTTCCGGATGTGGAACTTGTGGTCTAGCTTGTCCAACAAGGGCAATGGGCTATTCTGAAGGTAGACCTAGCTGTGACAAAGACAGATGTATTAAATGCGGTACCTGTTATATGATGTGTCCAAGGTCATGGTTGCCTGAAGGAAGAATTAAAAAGGAAACAGGACTTTAG
- a CDS encoding hydrogenase maturation protease — protein sequence MPYHSDIIVVGCGNVLFKDDGFGPILINILQKYFNDKNDYYDPVVTSYVEEDFDKDILNEIQQKFEGVTLPESVQFVDGGTAAPSNFFPLYTEYDWKKLIVLDVVEFDAEPGTVETFDPNVMKIGKYDNPHGMTVEEPLQKISEKCEVVIVGCRPLSIPTPDVDMGLTEPVEKAIPKAIDIILNEIGVK from the coding sequence ATGCCTTATCATTCGGATATTATTGTTGTAGGCTGTGGGAATGTCCTGTTTAAGGACGACGGATTCGGTCCTATTCTCATAAACATACTGCAGAAATATTTCAATGACAAAAACGATTATTACGATCCGGTGGTCACTTCATACGTTGAAGAAGATTTTGATAAAGACATATTGAATGAGATTCAGCAAAAATTTGAAGGCGTTACATTGCCCGAAAGCGTTCAGTTCGTTGACGGCGGCACGGCAGCTCCAAGCAATTTCTTCCCGCTGTACACCGAGTACGACTGGAAAAAGCTCATTGTTCTGGACGTCGTTGAGTTCGACGCCGAGCCTGGAACGGTTGAAACATTCGATCCAAATGTAATGAAAATCGGAAAGTATGACAATCCTCACGGAATGACCGTTGAAGAGCCTCTTCAAAAGATTTCCGAAAAATGTGAGGTCGTTATTGTTGGATGCAGGCCTTTAAGCATACCAACTCCGGATGTTGACATGGGTTTGACAGAACCCGTTGAAAAGGCAATTCCTAAAGCTATAGATATTATTTTAAATGAAATCGGGGTAAAATAA
- the frhA gene encoding coenzyme F420 hydrogenase subunit alpha, giving the protein MKDRVVISPTTRQEGHAELVMEVDDEGIVTKGMYLSITPVRGLEKMVLNKAPETAPVLCQRICGVCPIPHTLASAEAMDMALGIEIPKAAKLLRKAVAAAHGINSAAIHHFLVAPDVVPDDKFADAVNSVSEVRKTVQYVVEMIAGEGIHPSDIRVGGMARNITPFTKERLVERMTAFKPKLEEHIEFIKNCVLEAGLPNDLGVVNQPLMAMDATYGTNEFDMSKFSEVLPEAWYDDPEIGTKACSVIPLWEGVNVETGPRARMEKFAGFKDKGVVAQHVARADEMMKNYNACLEALDAIDPAAPANVSYDKRGTGELGFGVIEGPRGTDVHMAKVVEGKTAFYSAIVPTTWNIPTMGPATEGFHHEFGPHVIRAYDPCLSCATHVMVVDDEDKSILKNEMVRI; this is encoded by the coding sequence TTGAAAGATAGAGTAGTTATATCTCCTACGACCCGTCAAGAAGGCCATGCCGAATTGGTCATGGAAGTTGACGACGAAGGGATTGTTACAAAAGGTATGTATTTAAGTATCACTCCGGTTAGGGGTTTAGAAAAGATGGTTCTTAACAAGGCACCTGAAACCGCTCCAGTTTTATGTCAGAGAATCTGTGGAGTCTGTCCGATTCCTCACACTTTGGCTTCAGCTGAAGCAATGGACATGGCATTAGGAATTGAAATTCCTAAAGCAGCTAAATTGTTAAGAAAAGCTGTCGCAGCAGCACATGGTATTAACAGTGCAGCAATTCACCACTTCTTGGTTGCACCTGATGTTGTCCCTGATGACAAATTCGCAGATGCAGTTAACAGTGTAAGTGAAGTCAGAAAAACTGTTCAATATGTTGTTGAAATGATTGCTGGTGAAGGTATTCACCCATCTGATATAAGAGTTGGTGGTATGGCAAGAAATATTACTCCATTCACCAAAGAAAGATTAGTCGAAAGAATGACTGCATTCAAACCAAAACTCGAAGAACACATAGAATTTATCAAAAATTGTGTCCTCGAAGCAGGATTGCCTAATGATTTAGGTGTAGTCAACCAGCCATTAATGGCAATGGATGCAACTTACGGTACCAATGAATTTGACATGAGCAAATTCTCCGAAGTATTGCCTGAAGCATGGTATGATGATCCGGAAATCGGAACAAAAGCATGTTCAGTAATTCCATTATGGGAAGGTGTTAATGTTGAAACCGGTCCTAGGGCAAGAATGGAAAAATTCGCAGGTTTCAAGGACAAAGGCGTAGTTGCACAACATGTTGCTCGTGCAGACGAAATGATGAAAAACTACAACGCCTGTTTAGAAGCATTAGATGCAATTGACCCTGCAGCACCTGCTAATGTTAGTTACGATAAAAGAGGAACTGGTGAACTTGGATTTGGTGTCATCGAAGGTCCTAGAGGAACTGACGTACATATGGCAAAAGTTGTTGAAGGAAAAACTGCTTTCTATTCTGCAATTGTACCGACTACTTGGAACATTCCAACTATGGGTCCTGCAACTGAAGGATTCCATCATGAGTTCGGTCCTCATGTCATAAGGGCATACGACCCATGTTTATCATGTGCTACTCATGTAATGGTAGTTGACGATGAAGATAAATCTATTCTCAAAAATGAAATGGTGAGAATCTAA
- the frhD gene encoding coenzyme F420-reducing hydrogenase, FrhD protein, which translates to MPYHAKTIVVGCGNILFKDDGFGPIVVNMLEKYFRNESEDDFDPAVISYIENEFPSEIIDEVEKIVEGVDLTGEVKFIDAGNGATHFIFSLPDEYWEKVIVVDVVDFDAEPGTVRTFSPFEMPRDKYENVHTWSVEEPLHELSESCEVVIVGCRPECIPTPDVEMGLTDSVARSVPKAIELILDEISK; encoded by the coding sequence ATGCCGTATCATGCCAAAACTATTGTTGTAGGTTGCGGAAACATTCTCTTTAAGGACGATGGTTTCGGGCCAATTGTTGTAAACATGCTTGAAAAATACTTCAGAAACGAAAGCGAGGACGATTTCGACCCTGCGGTAATCTCATATATCGAAAACGAGTTTCCATCTGAGATAATCGATGAGGTCGAGAAAATCGTTGAGGGCGTTGACCTGACCGGCGAAGTGAAGTTCATCGACGCCGGCAACGGCGCAACCCATTTCATATTCTCCCTTCCCGACGAGTACTGGGAAAAGGTCATTGTCGTTGACGTCGTTGACTTTGATGCCGAGCCTGGAACAGTAAGAACTTTCTCACCGTTTGAGATGCCAAGGGACAAGTACGAGAATGTCCACACATGGTCGGTTGAGGAGCCTCTCCATGAGCTTTCCGAAAGCTGTGAGGTCGTGATTGTCGGATGCAGGCCTGAATGCATTCCGACTCCTGACGTTGAGATGGGACTGACTGATTCGGTTGCCCGATCAGTTCCGAAAGCCATCGAGTTAATACTTGATGAAATTTCAAAGTAA
- a CDS encoding endoglucanase, with translation MDKANVIISIIIVLCIAAAVAAYGIINNPNAVFSDLASMGSGSGSGGSNGIGNNTTHTTSPTSSGSGSSSGSSSGSSSGSGSGSGSGSSSGGGSGGGGSGGGGSGSGTVHSSSEIRSIAMNHVEVSGCYAGTPSYSNGYWYVTIYNSTDDSAVTSFEINDRTGFVSLA, from the coding sequence ATGGATAAAGCTAATGTAATAATTTCTATCATTATCGTTTTATGTATTGCAGCTGCAGTTGCAGCTTACGGTATTATAAATAATCCGAACGCTGTATTTTCAGATTTAGCAAGCATGGGTTCTGGTTCCGGTAGCGGTGGAAGCAACGGTATTGGAAACAATACGACGCACACCACAAGCCCTACATCAAGCGGAAGCGGATCCAGCTCAGGCAGTTCAAGCGGAAGTAGTAGTGGAAGCGGAAGCGGCTCAGGTTCAGGTTCAAGTTCCGGAGGAGGCTCCGGCGGAGGCGGCTCTGGTGGAGGAGGCTCCGGCAGTGGTACTGTACACTCATCAAGTGAAATCAGAAGCATTGCAATGAACCACGTTGAAGTCTCAGGATGTTATGCAGGAACGCCTAGCTACTCCAACGGATACTGGTACGTTACAATATACAACTCCACTGATGACAGCGCTGTAACCAGTTTTGAAATAAACGACAGAACCGGATTCGTAAGTTTAGCGTAG
- a CDS encoding TIGR00375 family protein yields the protein MLINADFHIHSCFSMASSRDMLIKNIAPKSKLKGLNLLGTGDGLHPRWLDIIEESTSYSGDGIYSTDEMDFVITTEIEGKNRIHHLIIIPDIDIARELSMKLPSKNKDMDGRPKTRLDGAEIFELVKEYDCLIGPAHAFTPWTGMYKSFDSIYDCYEHKVDFVELGLSADTDMADCVGELKDFTFLTNSDAHSPWPHRLGREFNQMELQDISFSSLKHALKHSKIKANYGLHPNLGKYHMTACTKCFKLVDPESAQKSKMKCECGGRIKKGVDYRIYEIADFKKPHHPEFRPKYVHIMPLAELIAKVYDKGVTTKTVQRLWDKLIASFGSEINVLINASLEDIEKIDSDVSKAIEAFRNNTIDIVPGGGGKYGEIILKSKATEKKEPKMVTLDNF from the coding sequence ATGTTGATAAATGCGGATTTTCATATTCACAGCTGCTTTTCAATGGCCTCCTCAAGAGATATGCTGATTAAAAACATCGCTCCAAAGTCCAAGCTTAAGGGCTTGAATCTACTTGGAACGGGTGACGGGCTTCATCCTAGATGGCTTGACATCATCGAGGAGTCCACAAGCTATTCGGGCGACGGAATATATTCAACCGATGAGATGGACTTTGTAATCACCACTGAAATCGAAGGAAAAAACCGGATCCATCATCTGATAATAATTCCGGACATTGACATCGCCCGTGAATTGTCGATGAAATTGCCGTCTAAAAACAAGGATATGGACGGAAGGCCTAAAACACGACTGGACGGTGCCGAGATATTTGAGCTGGTCAAGGAATACGACTGTCTTATCGGTCCGGCCCACGCTTTCACTCCATGGACGGGAATGTACAAGTCCTTCGACAGCATTTACGACTGCTACGAGCATAAGGTTGATTTCGTTGAACTGGGTTTGTCCGCCGATACCGACATGGCAGACTGCGTTGGTGAACTGAAGGATTTCACATTTTTGACGAATTCCGACGCGCATTCCCCGTGGCCTCACAGATTGGGAAGGGAGTTTAATCAAATGGAGCTTCAAGATATTTCATTTTCATCACTCAAGCATGCATTAAAGCATTCAAAAATTAAAGCAAACTACGGCCTTCATCCGAACCTGGGCAAGTATCACATGACCGCATGCACCAAATGCTTCAAACTCGTCGATCCCGAATCCGCTCAAAAGTCAAAGATGAAATGCGAATGTGGAGGAAGAATAAAAAAAGGTGTTGACTACCGCATTTATGAGATTGCTGACTTTAAAAAGCCCCATCATCCCGAATTCCGCCCAAAATACGTTCATATCATGCCTTTGGCCGAGCTGATTGCAAAGGTCTATGACAAGGGGGTCACCACAAAGACGGTTCAACGCCTGTGGGATAAATTGATTGCAAGCTTTGGAAGCGAAATCAACGTACTGATTAATGCTTCACTCGAAGACATTGAAAAAATAGATTCTGATGTTTCAAAGGCAATTGAAGCGTTTAGAAACAACACCATAGACATCGTTCCCGGCGGCGGGGGAAAGTATGGCGAGATAATTTTGAAATCCAAGGCAACCGAGAAAAAAGAGCCTAAAATGGTCACTTTGGATAATTTTTGA
- a CDS encoding DUF2112 family protein encodes MNIVVIPDGAMIVVPLIEKNGHTYLSPTDFSKYNNEVNLNPDFKVNLSSETPSGVRGRISLLAPLLEKTDAAIVLGRRPSDYEPMYNVLNELILFCGNGCNNAHSLAVSLVSQRDIPVLKLAYPTTREEIIELIDKVNRFLKDFDSSIGDDLDADLMPKSCNVPLDQFEKTLNNSI; translated from the coding sequence ATGAATATAGTTGTTATTCCCGACGGCGCAATGATTGTTGTGCCATTAATTGAGAAAAACGGACATACTTATCTTTCTCCTACTGATTTTTCAAAGTATAACAATGAAGTTAATTTAAATCCTGATTTTAAGGTTAATTTGTCTAGTGAAACTCCTTCGGGGGTGCGGGGACGAATCTCTCTTTTGGCTCCATTATTGGAAAAAACCGATGCAGCTATCGTTTTGGGCCGCAGGCCTTCCGACTATGAGCCGATGTATAACGTTTTAAATGAACTGATTTTATTTTGCGGAAACGGATGCAACAATGCCCATTCGCTGGCGGTCAGTCTGGTGTCCCAGAGGGATATTCCCGTTTTGAAGCTGGCCTATCCCACCACTAGAGAGGAGATTATTGAGTTGATTGATAAGGTCAATAGGTTCTTAAAGGATTTCGATTCGTCAATTGGTGATGATTTGGATGCTGATTTGATGCCAAAGTCTTGTAATGTTCCTTTGGATCAATTTGAAAAAACATTAAATAATTCAATTTAA